In Helianthus annuus cultivar XRQ/B chromosome 8, HanXRQr2.0-SUNRISE, whole genome shotgun sequence, a single genomic region encodes these proteins:
- the LOC110873864 gene encoding respirasome Complex Assembly Factor 1 yields the protein MKDKKSAKLNPQHKQDQNGHLSPSTFAKLLDPEASWDKDQLGDVLHWIRQIVALVCGLLWGAIPLVGGIWLVTFLVISSGIIYGYYAIILKVDEEEFGGHGPLLQEGLFASVTLFLLAWTLVYSLAHF from the exons ATGAAGGACAAGAAATCTGCAAAGTTGAATCCTCAACATAAACAAGATCAGAACGGCCACTTATCTCCGTCAACGTTCGCCAAATTGCTTGATCCAGAAGCTTCTTGGGATAAG GACCAATTAGGAGATGTACTTCACTGGATCAGGCAAATAGTGGCCCTTGTATGCGGCTTACTGTGGGGTGCAATTCCTTTGGTCGGGGGTATCTGGCTTGTCAC ATTTCTGGTTATTTCTTCTGGCATCATCTATGGTTATTACGCAATCATACTCAAGGTTGATGAAGAAGAATTCGGTGGTCATGGACCTCTTCTTCAAGAGGGTCTTTTTGCTTCCGTCACGCTCTTTTTG ctGGCTTGGACTCTTGTTTACAGCTTGGCACACTTTTAA